Within the Streptomyces sp. NBC_00554 genome, the region CCGGCCGTCCGCCTTCGGGTTGTCCTGCACGAAGTCGACGGCGCCCGTCTCGAAGGACGGGTTGTACGGGTTCTCGGCGGGCGTGCTCTTGGACGGAGCCGGGTAAGTGGCCGCCGTCGAGACGTTGTTGGCGCTCTTCGCCGTGTCGGCCGTCGGCGTCGGGTCGTCGAGCGCGATCTCCTGGCGCAGGTCGATCCCGTGCACGGAGGTCAGCTTGGTGGCGGCCGCGATGGCCGAGTCGGCCTTGCCGGTCGGGACGGTGGCGCGCACGTAGCCGAGCTTGTCGTAGGTCTCGCCTACCGAGCCGCCCTTCACCGCGTCCAGCTGGTCGGCGACCTGCTCGGTCTGGCCGGGAGCGGTGGCGATCATCATCGTGACGTTCTTGTCGCCGGCTGCCTTGGCGTCGGCGAGGAGATCGGCGTCGTCCGAACCGAGCTTCTCACTCGCGGACTTGACGACGGGGTCCGCCACCGGGGTGTCGGTTCCTGCGGAGAAGGCCATGGGTATCGGCCCGGCCGCGGAGAGCGCGGCCACCATGCCCGCGGCCACGGCTATGCGGGCCACGCGTCTCGCGCCCGATATCGGAGCGCGCTGAGGGTCGGGGGTCATCAGCATCCCTGTATGTAAAGGAACGAGCGGGAGAGCGGCCGGGCCGATCTGTTCCGGCCGCAGATGTCCGGGAGGTGATCCCGGATGATCGCTCAGCTTTACGCATGGGAAGGATGTTTAGGGAGAGTTGACCGAATCGATATGGGCGTGTGGGGAAAACCCCCGGTGTGCCGAAGGGGATGAATCCTGAAAGGCGGCAACTTGCCCCTTTTCAGTCGTCCTTCGTCTGGCGCGCGTAATGCCGGGACGCCTTCGCGCGGTTGCCGCACGCCGCCATCGAGCACCAGCGGCGGGTGCCGTTCCGCGAGGTGTCGAAGAAGTGCAGGATGCACGACTCGTGCGCGCATCCGCGGATGCGGTCGGGTGCGGTGTTCAGCAGCTCCAGACAGTCGCGCGCGGCGAGCCAGCCGGGCCCCCAGGACGGGTCGCTGAACTCGGGGATCTCGCCCGGTCCCTGGGCGGTCAGCGTGACGCGGACGCGCCCGTGCGCGAGGACGGTGTCGACACCGGCGGCACCCTCGGCCAGTGACCCGTCGACGACGGCGTGCAGGGCGTCCCGGGCCTGGAGCGTGTGCCGCAGGACGGTCTCGTCGGCCGGGAAGTCGAGTCGGTTGCCCCTCAGCCACACCGCCAGCCCCTTGGTGTCCGTCAGCAGATCCCGCACGGCCCCCTCGTGCATCCAGCGGGTGTTGAGCAGGTCGAGCGAGACCGGCTCCCCGGTGAGCGGGCGCGGATCGGGGGTGGCGGACATATCGGGGCTCCCTTCGCTGCTAACCGCTCAAGAGTATGTGACCGGTTGCGCTCCTCTATTCTAACCTCTAATATCCGTTTAAGAGGTTAGGTCTCTCGAGGGCCGCCACAGACAGAAGGGGACTGTCATGACTCCGCGCACCGGCCACACCGGCCTGAACGTCACGGACCTCGACCGCTCGCTCGCCTTCTACCGCGACGTGCTGGGCTTCGGGGTGATCGGCGAGGGCAAGGAGGGCGACCGGCGGTACGCGTTCCTCGGGGACGGCGGCCGCCCCGTCCTCACGCTCTGGCAGCAGGCGAAGGGTCCGTACGACACCGGCCGCGCCGGCCTGCACCACCTCGCGCTCGAAGTGGACTCGCTCGACCAGGTCAGGGCGTACGAGACGGCTCTGCGCGGCTACGGCGTGGAGTTCGCGTACGACGGTGTGGTCGCCCACGGCGAGGGCGCGCCGTCCGGCGGCATCTTCTTCCATGACCCCGACGGCGTACGCCTGGAGATCTACGCGCCGACCGGTGCCGAGGAGGCGCCGGCACCGTCCGGGTCGGCTCCGGCCTGCGGGTTCTTCTAGGGGAGAGGGGCTTGCCGTGACGTATCACTCCGGTTCGCGCGCCGTGCAGGACCGGGTCGGCGTCCGCGACGTCGCCGACCATGTGGGGCAGGCGGTCGGGCAGGGCATCCGGCCGGTGGCCGCCGCCTTCCTGGAGCAGCAGCCGATGCTGGTGCTGGGTGCCGCCGACCCGGCGAGCGGCGCGGTGTGGGCCTCGCTGCTCACGGGCGAACCCGGCTTCCTGCGGGCCACCGGGCCTCGCCAGATCTCGGTCGTGGGCGGGGTCCGTGCGGGCGACCCGCTCGCGGGCGCGCTCTCCGGGCAGGACACCCCCGTCGGCACCATCGCACTCGACCCGCGCTCCCGCCGCCGTATGCGCCTCAACGGCCGGGCGCGTCCCACCCCGCGCGGCCTCGCGGTCGAGGCCGACCAGATCTTCTCCAACTGCCCGAAGTACCTGCAGAGAAGGGAGTCGTACGAGACGGCCGACCGCCCCTCCGCGGCAGCTCGGCGGAGTTGCGAACTCACCACGGAACAGCGGGAGTTCATCGAGTCGGCCGACACCTTCTTCCTTGCCACCGTCCACGAGCACGGCGCCGACGCCAGCCATCGGGGCGGCAACCCGGGCTTCGTACGCGCCGATTCACCGTACGAGCTGAGCTGGCTCGACTACCCGGGCAACTCCATGTTCCTGACCCTCGGCAACCTGGCGGTGGACCCGCGCGCCGGGCTCCTCTTCCTGGACTGGGTGTCGGGGGCGGTGCTCCAGCTCACCGGCACGGCGCGCACGGAGTTCGGCCCGGACGGGGTGCGAACCGTCCGCTTCACCGTCGCCGAGACCCTCGAGACACCCGCCGCCAGCCCGTTGACGTGGTCCGTCCCCGAGAACTCGCCCGCCAACCCGGACCCGGCACGCTAACGTCACGGAGTGCGCGAGGAGTTGAGGGTGGCGGCCTACGCCATATGCGTCAGGGACGGGGAGCTGCTGCTCGCCCGCGGCCGGGACGACGACGGCATCCCCGAGTGGACGCTGCCCGGCGGCGGCATGGACCACGGCGAGGATCCGTTCGACACCGTGGTCCGGGAGGTCGAGGAGGAGACGGGGTACGTCTTCGAGGCCACCGATCTGCTCGGCGTGCACTCGTTCCGGTGTGCGGTTCCGCGCCGCCTCGGGGTCACCGCCGACCACCACGCCCTGCGGCTCGTCTACGAAGGGCGGATCGTCGGCGGCGAACTGCGTCCCGAGGTGAACGGCTCCACCGATTTCGCGGCCTGGCATCCGCTGGATGCCGTAACCGTTCTCAATCGGGTCGGACTGGTCGATATCGGCCTCGCGCTGTGGCGGCAGCGTCCGGCCGCGGGCCGCATCGCGAAATAGCTCAGCCGCGAACGCGGTACCCCCGCAAACGAATTCAGTACCCCCGCAGATGAACACGGAGTGACCGCCTCCCGGCCGTTCGGGAAGGGCTCCATGCCGTGCAGGGGGGTCCAAGATCCACGTACGGTGATCGGCGTTGCCCGTTGTGGCCTTGTTAACGCCCAGGTCACCCCCAGTGCCAACGATCCAGTATGAGCGGGGAGTTCGCGACACGCACTCCTCGTGACCACTGTCGACGCGTTCGCAATCGGGGAGATCGCGCCATGTCGCGCATACGCTCTGTCGCCGCCGCTGCATCCGACCTCAACCGCCGTACCCTGCTGGCCGCCACCGGGGCGGTGACCATCTCCGCGGGGATCGGCATCGCCCTGCGGCCCGGCTCCGACGCGCAGGCAGCGACGGGCGCGGACACCGCCGCGAACACGTCCGCCGCCGGAACGGGCAAGGCGCCGGTGGCGGTGTCCCGCCAGGCCCCCGTCGACCGGCTGAATCCGTACTCGCGCGGCACCACCTTGAGCAGCGTCGCCACCCCCCGCTCCGGTTCCACCGGGTACCGGCGGCTCGGCGGCGGCCCCGGCTGGAAGCGGGTCGTACGCAGCGACCTGGCCTCGGCCAAGTCGGGCCGGGCGGCCCGCCGCACCGCGCTCGCCGCGTTCGTGCAGCTCACCGACCTGCACCTGATGGACACCCAGCACCCGCTGCGCCTGGAGTTCCTGCGCTCGGCCGACATCCACGCCTGGCGCCCGCACGAGATCCTGTCCGTGCAGGGCGCGGTCTCGCTCGTCGAGCGGGTCAACTCGCTGCCGGGAGCCCCTGTCACCGGTTCCCCGCTGCACTTCGCCATGACCACCGGCGACAACACGGACAACAACGCCAAGTCCGAGCTGGAATGGTTCATGAAGGTGATGAGCGGCGGCCGCATCACCCCCAACACCGGCGACCCGCGCGCTTACGAGGGCGTCCAGAACAGCGGCCTCAAGCAGTACTGGCAGCCCGACTCCACCGTCCGCGACTCGGACAAGCAGGCCGGCTTCCCGCACATCGAAGGCTTCCTGGCGGCCGCGACCGCCGAACTGCGCAGCCCCGGCCTCAAGCTCCCCTGGTACTCCACGGTCGGCAACCACGACGCCATGCCGCTCGGCACCTTCGCCCCCCACAGCGACCCCTTCCTCAGGGACTTCGCCGTCGGCGGCAAGAAGCTGATGAACGCGTCGGCGGCGCAGTCCAAGGCCCTCCAGGACACCATCAGGAACGACAAGGACCCCAAGGGCGCGCGGTACCTCGAGTTCATTCAGGCGCACGCGCGCGACCTGCGCTCGATCACCCCGGACGAGATGCGCGCCCCCTTCACCCCGGCCGAATACCTCAAGACGCACCTCGACCCGGCGTACGTCGGCAAGGGCCCCGTCGGACACGGCTACTCGTCGGCGAACGTCGCCGCCGGCACCCAGTACTACTCCTTCCGCATCTCCGACGACGTCATCGGCATCAGCCTCGACACCACCGACCCGGGCGGCCACTACCAGGGCTCCGTCGGGACGGCCCAGCTGAAATGGCTCGACAAGACGCTGCGCGACAACAAGGACTCGTACGCCGTCGTCTTCAGCCACCACACCAGCGAGTCGATGGGCAACACCCGCCGCGACCCGGCCCGCCCCGACGAGAAGCGCCACGACGGCGACGACGTCATCGCCCTCCTCGGCAGCCACGCCAACGTCCTGGCCTGGGTGAACGGCCACATCCACCGCAACCTCATCACCCCGCACTCCGCGCCCGGCGGCCGCTCCTTCTGGGAGATCTCCACCGCCTCGCACGTCGACTTCCCCCAACTCGCCCGCATCATCGAGCTGGTGGACAACAAGGACGGCACGGTCTCCCTCTTCACCACCCTCGTCGAGTCCGCCGCCCCGCACGCCACGGACTTCACCGACCTCACCCAGACCGGCCTGGCCGCCCTCTACCGCGAACTCTCCTTCAACGCGCCGGGCGCCAGCACGGCCCTGGCGGGGGCGTCGCGCGACCGCAACACCGAGCTGGTCCTCAAGAAGGGCTGAAACGCACCCAACCGGCGCAAGGTGAGGCAACCTCCGCGACGGGCCCCAGGTCCCTTCGGTCGATTCGTCATCGATCTCATCGACTCGTCATCGACCGAAGGAAACGACATGGCATCCCGCACCCTGCGCCTCGGACTCGTGAGCGCCGTGACCCTGACCACCGCCTCCCTCGCGGCGACCGCCGTCGCCGCACCCGCACCCGGGAGAGGCGACCACAGCGCGACCCGTACGGCCATGGACGCGGCCGTGAAGGACGGCGTACCCGGCGTCACCGCGACGGCGAAGGACAAGAACGGCACCTGGTCCGCCACCTCGGGCGTGGGCAACCTGAAGACGAACGAGCCGCGCTCCACGGCCGACCGCTACCGCGTGGGCAGCATCACCAAGACCTTCGTCTCCACCGTCCTTCTCCAACTGGAGGCGGAGGGACGCCTCTCCCTGGACGACAAGGTGGAGAAGTGGCTCCCGGGCGTGGTCCGGGGCAACGGCCACGACGGACGCGCGATCACGATCCGCCAGCTCCTCAACCACACCAGCGGCATCTACAACTACACGGCGGACGAGGACTTCGGCCGTACGTACTTCCTGAAGGACGGCTTCTTCAAGCATCGCTACGACACCGCGACCCCGGCCCAGCTGGTCGCGATCGCCATGACCCACAAGCCGGACTTCACCCCGGGCACGTCGTGGAACTACTCCAACACGAACTACGTACTCGCCGGCATGGTGATCAAGCAGGTCACCGGCAACTCGTTCGCGTCGGAGATCACCCACCGCATCATCAAGCCCCTGGGCCTGCACGCCACGCTCGTGCCCGGCACCTATCCCAAGGTGCCCCAGCCGAGCAGCCGCGCCTACGGCAAGCTCGCCGAGACGGCCACAGGACCCACGTACGACGTCACGGAACTCAACCCTTCCCTCGCCTCGGCGGCGGGCGAGATGATCTCCGACTCCTCCGACCTGAACCGCTTCTACACGGCCCTGCTCCGCGGCAGGCTCCTCCCGCCGGAGCAGCTCAAGGAGATGAAGACCACCATCAAGGTCGACGAGATCCCGAACGCGGGGTACGGCCTCGGTCTCATCGAGCGCGAACTCAGCTGCGGGGTCCATGTCTGGGGCCACGGCGGCGGAATCCACGGCTCCACATCGGAGGCCGTGACCACCGCCGACGGCCGTCACTCGCTGTCCTTCAACTTCAACGGGGACTGGTCGGGGGACAGCGAGGCAGTGGTGGAGGCGGAGTTCTGCGGTAAATAGCGCCGGAGGCAGTAGCGCCGGAGACCTCGAGCGGCCTCCGAGCGCGTAATCGGATAGATCTATCCACTTACTGTAGAGTGGCAGACGTCCGTCGACGTCTGCCACGACGCAGTGAGAGGAGTTCCGATGTCGCGCAGGGTTTGGCTTCCGCTGGGAGCGGTGGTCCTGGTGGTGAACGCGGTGCAATGGGTCGTAGCCGAAGCGATCAGCGCGGCAGCCTGGACCGATCCGCCCTACAGCTACGCCACGAACTACATCAGCGACCTCGGCGTACCGGATTGCGGTACGCAGTTCCAGGGCCGCGAAATCTGTTCTCCGGCACATCAGTTGATGAACACGTCGTTCATGCTCGAAGGGATCCTGTTCGCGACCGGGGTGCTGCTGCTGGCAGGCCTGGTCAAGGGCCGCGCCCGTCGTGTCGTCGTCGCCCTCGCGGTCGCGCACGGGGTGGGCATGGTGCTGGTCGGGCTGTTCCACGGCTCCGGGGACGGCGCGAGCGCCGGTCTGGCCATCCACGTCGCGGGGGCGGCGGTCGGCATTCTGTGCGCGAACACGCTGGCGATCATGGCGGGATCACTGCGGAGCCTCGGGCTGCCGCCGGCGTACCGTGCCTTCAGTGTCACCGTCGGCACCCTGGGCCTGCTGAGCGAGGCTCTCGTGGGCATGTCGGAGAGCACGGCAGGGGTGTTCGAGCGCGGCGGTGTCTACTCCTGGCTGCTGTGGAGCGTCGGCACGGGCGCACTGCTCCTGGTCAGCCGCCGGAGCAGCCCCGCGATGGTGGAGAATGCCTTGGCGTGACCCCGGAAACGCATCGCCCGCTGCGAGCGGACGCGGAACGAAACCGTCGGCTGATCATGGAGACGGCCGACCGCATGTTCGCGCAGCGGGGGCCCGCCGTCACCCTCAACGAGATCGCGCGTGAGGCAGGCGTCGGAGTCGCCACGGTGTACCGGCGCTTCCCGGACCTGCAGACGCTGATCGACGCCCTGTTCACCGAGCGGTTCACCGAGTTCCTGCAGCTTGCGACAGCGGCCGAGGAGCAGCCGGACCCGGGGCGGGCGCTGCGCCACTACATGATCGAGGCCGCGCAATGGCGGGCCCGGGACCGGGCGCTGGAGTTCGTCCTCGCCAACGCGAGCATCGACACGCGGCCCATCGCCGAGATGCGCGACCACCTGGGCCGCCTCGTGGACGGCCTGGCGGAACGGGCGGTGGCAGCCGGCGCGGTCCGCGAGGACTTCGCGAGCGCCGACGTGTACGCCTTCTTCTACATGGTCGGCGCCGTCGCCGACCGCACCCAGGACGTCGCACCCGACGCCTGGCGCCGCTACGCCGAGGTCCTGCTGACGGGCTTCGGCCTGGAGGAGGCCCCGGCGGCACACACCTCCGCCATGACCGACGGCCAGCTGCGCCGGGCCTGGCCCAAACCCTCCGTGCAGCCGCCGGACGATTCCGGGCAGGGACGGACCACGTGATCGTCACACGACGAGGAGGGGCCGCCGGAATACCGGCGGCCCCTCCTCTCCCCTCCTGATACGACCCCGGTCCGTCACTACCGGGGCAGCACCACGACATAGGCCGCCGGATCGCGGTCGTTCGACGCCATCAGGGCGGTGCGTACGACGGTGGCCTGCTGTTCCATCGAGTCGCGCAGCTTCTTGGGGGTGATGTACACGACGGTGATGCCCAGGCGCTCCAGGTGCTCGCGCTTGCGGGCGTACTCCGACCAGAGGGCGTCCTCGTCCTGGCGGGGGGCGCGGGTGTCGAGCTCGACGGCCACCGCCTGATCCGGCCAGTAGGCGTCGAGGCCGCCGAGGTGGGGGCCGCCGGGGAGCCGGAGGTCCACGTTCCAGACGGGGTCGGGGAGGCCGTGCTCGCCCACCATCCGGTACAGGCGGTCCTCAGCGATGGCGCGGCCCTCGGCGAGGAGCGAGTCCACGGCGTCCACCACGTGGGGCCGCGAGAGCAGCCGGGCCTGGGTCAACTCCCGTACGACCGCCGCCGGTTCGCAGTGCCCGGCGCGCACCGCCTCGGTCAGCAGGCGGCGTACGGCGTTCGCGTCCGACAGTTCCGCGACGGCGTCGGCGAGGGCGCGGGGGACGGGAGCGACCGGGACGCCGGTGACGTACGAGGGGGTGGGGAGGGACGGCGTACGGACGATGCGGACGCAGCCGGTGGAGCGCAGGCGGCGCAGCCGGGGGACCATGACGTCGATCTTGTCGAGGGAGAGCAGCGGGGGCGCCGACGTGAAGCCGTGCAGGGTCAGCGCCGCCAGGCCGGTGATCAGGACGTCCGTGTAGGGCTGGGCGGCGTGCGGGTCCTCGGCGCCCGGCTGGACGGGGATCGCCACCACCGGCTGTGCGGGGGAGCGGGCGGCGAACATCAGGACCGCGTGCAGACGTTCCTCGGAGGTGGGCGGGCCGGGGTGCAGAAGGAAGACACCCGGGAGGAACTGCTGCCAGGGGCCGCCCGGCCGGCACTGCTCGCTGGTCTCCGCGGCCGTCACACCGTGCGCCCGCAACTGCGCGGTGGTCAGCACGCGCCGCTGTACGTGGGACAGATGACGGAGGGGGCGGGGGGAGTGGGAGAGCGGGGTGTTGTGGTTCATGACCCGGGGTTTCCCGCTCCGGATCCGTCCTCTAACCGCTGTTACACGCCCGTCGACAAATCCGGACAAGCCCGCCCTAAAGTACGGGCGTTCGACTGCCGAAAGGCGCTGGTCCAGATGGGGAGTAATAGGGGTTACGGCTCTGAATACCTGTATTTCGTAACCACTGGGGGCGCCGATATTTCTTAACCACGGGGCGCCGGGGGCCGGCGACGACTGAGGGCACCGGCGGAACCGGTGCCCTCGGGGGATGCCGTCGGGTGTCAGCCCGCGGCCGCCACGTCGCACGCCTGCCCGCGCAGGGCCCGCGCCAGATCGTCCCGCGCCTCAAGGACCAGTCGGCGCAGCGCGGGCGCCGCGCTCTCGTGCGCCGCCAGCCACGCGTCCGTCGCGTCCAGGGTCTCCTGGGAGTCCTGGAGGGAGGGGAAGAGGCCCTTCACCACGTCCATCGCGATCTGGATGGAGCGGTCCGCCCAGACACGCTCGATCGCGTCGAAGTACTTCGCGGCGTACGGCGCGAGCAGCTCGCGTTGGGAGGGCTGGTCGAAGCCCGCGATGGTCGCCTCGACAAGGGCGTTGGAGAGCGCGTCGGACTCGACCACGGCCGCCCAGGCCTGTGCCTTGACCGCCGCGGAGGGGCGGGCGGCGAGGCAGCGGACCTGGTGGCGCTTGCCGGACGCCGTGTCGTCGCGGGCGAGTTCGGCGGCCAGCCTGGACTCGTCGGCGACTCCGTGCGCGGCCAGCGGCTCCAGGAACGCCCAGCGCAGCTCCTGGTCGACGACCAGACCGTCGATCTTCGCCGTGCCCTCCAACAGGCCCCCCAGGAGCTGGAGATCGGCCGGGCCGGAGGCGACCCGCGCGAAGAAACGGGCCCAGGTGAGCTGGTGCTGACTGCCGGGCTCCGCGAGCCGCAGCTCCTTCAACGCGCCCTCGGCGAGCAGGCGTTCGCCCTCCGCGCGCCAGCCGGGCGCCGCGTAGAAGGTGAGCGCCGAGTCGGCCCAGGCGTGCAGCATCTGCAGGACGCCGATGTCGGACTCGCGGCCTGCGAAGCGCAGCACCAGGCCGATGAAGTCGCGGGCCGGCATGAGTGCGTCACGGGTGAGATTCCACAGCGCCGACCAGCACAGGGCGCGCGCCAGCGGGTCCGTGATCTCGCCGAGCCGCTCGCGCAGCGTGGCCAACGAGCCCTCGTCGAAACGGATCTTGCAGTACGTCAGGTCGTCGTCGTTGACGAGGACGAGCTCGGGGGCTTCGGCGCCGACCAGTTCGGCGACGACGGTGCGGGGGCCCTCGACGTCCAGCTCGGCGCGCGCGTACCGCTCCACGGCGCCGTCGGGCGTACGCCGGTACAGGCCCACCGCCACGCGGTGCGGGCGCAGTTCGGGGTGCGACTCCGCGGCCTCCTGGAGTACGGCCAGCTCGGTGATCCGGCCCTCCGCGCTCAGAATCACCTGCGGGGTGAGGGAGTTGACCCCGGCGGTCTGCAGCCACGCCCGTGCCCAGGTCGCCAGGTCGCGCCCGCTGGTCTCCTCGAGGACCGACAGCAGATCGCCGAGGCGCGTGTTGCCGTACGCGTTCCGCTTGAAGTAGCGGCGCGCGCCCTCCAGGAACGCGTCCTGGCCGACGTAGGCGACGAGTTGCTTCAGTACGGAGGCGCCCTTGGCGTACGTGATGCCGTCGAAGTTGAGCTTGGCGTCCTGGAGGTCGCGGATGTCCGCCGTGATCGGGTGGGTGGACGGCAGCTGGTCGGCGCGGTAGGCCCAGGCCTTGCGGCGGTTGGCGAAGGTGATCCAGCCGTCCTTGAAGCGGGTCGCGCCGACCAGCGAGAACGCGCCCATGAAGTCGGCGAAGGACTCCTTGAGCCACAGGTCGTCCCACCACTCCATGGTGACGAGGTCGCCGAACCACATGTGCGCCATCTCGTGCAGGATGACGTTCGCCCGGCCCTCGTACGACGCCTGCGTCACCTTGCCGCGGAAGATGAACTCCTCGCGGAACGTGACCAGTCCGGGGTTCTCCATCGCGCCGAGGTTGTACTCGGGCACGAACGCCTGGTCGTACTTCCCGAACGGGTACGGGTAGTCGAAGTGCTCGTGGAAGAAGTCCAGGCCCTGCTTGGTGACGAGGAAGACGTCGTCGGAGTCGAAGTAGGGCGCCAGGCCCTTGCGGCACATCGCGCCGAGCGGGATCTCCAGCGTCGTACCGTCGTCGAAGGTGCGGGAGTAGCTGTCGGTCACATAGTGGTACGGGCCGGCGGCGAAGGCGGTGATGTACGTCGAGATGGGCTTGGTCTCCGCGAACTTCCAGACGCCGTCGGTGAGTTCACCGACCCCGTTGCTCCAGACCGTCCACCCCTCCGGGGCCCGCACCTCGAAACGGAAGGGGGCCTTGAGGTCCGGCTGCTCGAAGTTGGCGAAGACGCGCCGCGAGTCGGCGGGCTCGTACTGCGTGTACAGGTACACCTCGCCGTCCTCGGGGTCGACGAAGCGGTGCATGCCCTCGCCGGTGCGGGAGTAGGCGCACTGGGCGTCCACGACGAGTTCGTTGTCGGCCGCCAGGTCCTCGAGGAGGATCCGGGTCCCGTCGAAGACCTCGCCGGGATCGAGGTCCTTGCCGTTGAGCGAGAGCGCCGTCACGCTCGGCGCGATCAGGTCGGCGAAGCTCGTGGCGCCCGGCTCGGCGGAGCGGAAGCGGATGGTGGTCACCGAGCGGAAGGTGCGCGGCGCGCCCTCGGCGGCCCGGCCGGCGTCCTGGTCCCCGACGGCTGATCGCAGATCGAGGGACACCTCGTACCCGTCGACGGACAGCAGCGCCGCCCGTTCCTGGGCCTCGTCGCGGGACAGATTCTCACCGGGCACGGGGGCACTCCCTCAGGGCTGGTCCGACAGGTTGGTACAGGGCCGATCCTGTCATGTGCCCCTGACGCGGGGCACCCGGGAATGGGTCGGGTGGCCGGTGGTGTTGCCCTCGGAAAGACCGCTTTCCGAGGAGACCCATGCCCGAGCAGACCGCCCAGACGAGTTCCGGTTCCGGCAAGACCCCCGTCGACTTCTGGTTCGACCCGCTGTGCCCCTGGGCCTGGATGACCTCGCGCTGGGTCCTGGAAGTGGAGAAGGTCCGGGACATCGAGGTCCGCTGGCACATCATGAGCCTCGCGGTGCTGAACGAGCCGAAGCTGGACGAGCTTCCCGAGGAGTACCGGGAGCTGCTCGCCACCAAGGCCTGGAAGCCGATCCGTGTGGTGACCGCGGCCTGGCAGAAGCACGGCGACGACATACTCGGCCCGCTGTACACCGCGCTCGGCACCCGTATCCACAACCAGGGTGAGGGCCCGACCCTTGAGGCGATAGCCGCCGCGCTCGACGAGGTCGGCCTTCCGGCCTCCCTGCTCGACTACGCCGACCAGGAGAACTTCGAGTTCGACGCCCAGCTGCGTGCCTCCCACAAGGAGGGCATCGACAAGGTCGGCCAGGACGTCGGCACGCCCGTCATCGCCGTCCCCGGGGCCGACGGCGAGCAGATCGCCTTCTTCGGTCCGGTCGTCACCCCCGCCCCGAAGGGCGAGGCCGCCGCGCGGCTGTGGGACGGCACGCTCCTTGTCGCGTCGACGCCCGGCTTCTACGAGATCAAGCGGTCGCGGACGGCAGGACCGGACTTCAGCAACCTGTAACCGTCACTCGGCGGCGGGGATCCGGAGCTCCTCGGGCAGGGTCCCGCCGTCGCTGCTCTTGCCGTGCCGCTGGACTCGGCGGCAGCCCTCGTGGGCGCAGCGGATGTAGGCGTCCACGTTGCGCTGCCCGGTGACCTCTCTGGCCGCCGCGCGCTCCGCGTCACCCTCCAGCCGCCGGAAGTCCCGCATCCTGCCGCAGTTCCGGCACCACTTGTACGGCATGTACGCCTCCTTGAGGGACGCCCCGGTGCCGCGAGCCTAGGGTTTTTTCGCCCCCTCCGCCCCTACCCGTTCCCGTCACTTGGGGGCTCCGCCCCCAAACCCCCGCTCCTCAAACGCCGGAGGGGCTGAAAATCTTGCTTGCGGGGGAGGGGGCGAAGAAACCCCGCGATCACCCCACGCCGCACCCCCACGCCCTGGATACTGCGGGGAATGAGCACGCCCCTCGGGTCAACGACGACCCTTCTCCTCGCCCGGCACGGGCAGACCGTCTGGCACGCCGAGAACCGTTACGCCGGGGTGAGCGACGTCGCTCTCACCGACGAAGGCCACGCCCAGGCGGAGGCCCTCGGCCACTGGTCCGCGGCAAACGGGGTCGACGCGGTCTGGACGTCGACGGTGTCCCGCGCCGCCGCCACGGCAGATCCCGCCTGCAGAACCCTCGGCCTCACCGCGACCCGCGAACCGTCCCTGAGGGAATGCGACTTCGGCATCCTGGAGGGCCGCACCCTGGCGGAGTTCGAAGCCGAGAACCCGGCGAGGGCGAAGGCGTTCCGGTCGGACCCGGTGGCGTACCCCTTCCCGGAGGCGGAGGACCCCCGCACCGCGGCCGCCCGCGGCGTAAAGGCCCTGCGCCGCATCGCGACCGCCCACC harbors:
- a CDS encoding CGNR zinc finger domain-containing protein; translated protein: MSATPDPRPLTGEPVSLDLLNTRWMHEGAVRDLLTDTKGLAVWLRGNRLDFPADETVLRHTLQARDALHAVVDGSLAEGAAGVDTVLAHGRVRVTLTAQGPGEIPEFSDPSWGPGWLAARDCLELLNTAPDRIRGCAHESCILHFFDTSRNGTRRWCSMAACGNRAKASRHYARQTKDD
- a CDS encoding VOC family protein; the encoded protein is MTPRTGHTGLNVTDLDRSLAFYRDVLGFGVIGEGKEGDRRYAFLGDGGRPVLTLWQQAKGPYDTGRAGLHHLALEVDSLDQVRAYETALRGYGVEFAYDGVVAHGEGAPSGGIFFHDPDGVRLEIYAPTGAEEAPAPSGSAPACGFF
- a CDS encoding pyridoxamine 5'-phosphate oxidase family protein; the protein is MTYHSGSRAVQDRVGVRDVADHVGQAVGQGIRPVAAAFLEQQPMLVLGAADPASGAVWASLLTGEPGFLRATGPRQISVVGGVRAGDPLAGALSGQDTPVGTIALDPRSRRRMRLNGRARPTPRGLAVEADQIFSNCPKYLQRRESYETADRPSAAARRSCELTTEQREFIESADTFFLATVHEHGADASHRGGNPGFVRADSPYELSWLDYPGNSMFLTLGNLAVDPRAGLLFLDWVSGAVLQLTGTARTEFGPDGVRTVRFTVAETLETPAASPLTWSVPENSPANPDPAR
- a CDS encoding NUDIX hydrolase, with the protein product MREELRVAAYAICVRDGELLLARGRDDDGIPEWTLPGGGMDHGEDPFDTVVREVEEETGYVFEATDLLGVHSFRCAVPRRLGVTADHHALRLVYEGRIVGGELRPEVNGSTDFAAWHPLDAVTVLNRVGLVDIGLALWRQRPAAGRIAK
- a CDS encoding TIGR03767 family metallophosphoesterase, yielding MSRIRSVAAAASDLNRRTLLAATGAVTISAGIGIALRPGSDAQAATGADTAANTSAAGTGKAPVAVSRQAPVDRLNPYSRGTTLSSVATPRSGSTGYRRLGGGPGWKRVVRSDLASAKSGRAARRTALAAFVQLTDLHLMDTQHPLRLEFLRSADIHAWRPHEILSVQGAVSLVERVNSLPGAPVTGSPLHFAMTTGDNTDNNAKSELEWFMKVMSGGRITPNTGDPRAYEGVQNSGLKQYWQPDSTVRDSDKQAGFPHIEGFLAAATAELRSPGLKLPWYSTVGNHDAMPLGTFAPHSDPFLRDFAVGGKKLMNASAAQSKALQDTIRNDKDPKGARYLEFIQAHARDLRSITPDEMRAPFTPAEYLKTHLDPAYVGKGPVGHGYSSANVAAGTQYYSFRISDDVIGISLDTTDPGGHYQGSVGTAQLKWLDKTLRDNKDSYAVVFSHHTSESMGNTRRDPARPDEKRHDGDDVIALLGSHANVLAWVNGHIHRNLITPHSAPGGRSFWEISTASHVDFPQLARIIELVDNKDGTVSLFTTLVESAAPHATDFTDLTQTGLAALYRELSFNAPGASTALAGASRDRNTELVLKKG
- a CDS encoding serine hydrolase domain-containing protein; the protein is MASRTLRLGLVSAVTLTTASLAATAVAAPAPGRGDHSATRTAMDAAVKDGVPGVTATAKDKNGTWSATSGVGNLKTNEPRSTADRYRVGSITKTFVSTVLLQLEAEGRLSLDDKVEKWLPGVVRGNGHDGRAITIRQLLNHTSGIYNYTADEDFGRTYFLKDGFFKHRYDTATPAQLVAIAMTHKPDFTPGTSWNYSNTNYVLAGMVIKQVTGNSFASEITHRIIKPLGLHATLVPGTYPKVPQPSSRAYGKLAETATGPTYDVTELNPSLASAAGEMISDSSDLNRFYTALLRGRLLPPEQLKEMKTTIKVDEIPNAGYGLGLIERELSCGVHVWGHGGGIHGSTSEAVTTADGRHSLSFNFNGDWSGDSEAVVEAEFCGK
- a CDS encoding DUF998 domain-containing protein, whose protein sequence is MSRRVWLPLGAVVLVVNAVQWVVAEAISAAAWTDPPYSYATNYISDLGVPDCGTQFQGREICSPAHQLMNTSFMLEGILFATGVLLLAGLVKGRARRVVVALAVAHGVGMVLVGLFHGSGDGASAGLAIHVAGAAVGILCANTLAIMAGSLRSLGLPPAYRAFSVTVGTLGLLSEALVGMSESTAGVFERGGVYSWLLWSVGTGALLLVSRRSSPAMVENALA